The following proteins are encoded in a genomic region of Necator americanus strain Aroian chromosome II, whole genome shotgun sequence:
- a CDS encoding hypothetical protein (NECATOR_CHRII.G8115.T1) encodes MGDQYGKGATGMPSLMPHPPPPPPPLPPFPPLLQPPPPPPPPPPPPPLPFQPPPPPPPPQHTTIPPPPDVHPPPPPPPDVHPPPPLGSPGEPPHPNIGAAAAYENIGPTSGMPEPPPPPMPFTGATELGSIKELEKVNAKPKPKMPKETKHRNAPCRHVFFTAVGLWFFLLLWTFFLYAHAVEMINLMPVFGFMAPSDLNSLRGSE; translated from the exons ATGGGAGACCAATACGGCAAAGGCGCAACAGGAATGCCGTCTCTTATGCCACATCCTCCTCCACCTCCGCCTCCGCTACCTCCGTTTCCACCTCTTCTACAacctccaccacctccaccgCCTCCTCCACCGCCACCTCCACTGCCTTTTCAACCGCCTCCTCCACCACCCCCTCCACAACATACGACAATACCTCCACCTCCGGATGTACATCCACCTCCACCTCCACCTCCGGATGTACATCCACCACCACCTCTAGGAAGCCCTGGAGAACCTCCGCATCCGAACATAGGAGCAGCAGCGGCCTACGAAAACATTGGCCCAACCTCTGGTATGCCGgaacctcctcctcctcccatGCCGTTTACTGGTGCCAC GGAGTTGGGATCTATTAAAGAGCTTGAAAAAG TTAATGCCAAACCGAAACCAAAGATGCCAAAAGAGACGAAACATCGGAAC GCGCCTTGCCGCCACGTATTTTTCACCGCTGTGGGACTATGGTTTTTCCTCCTGCTATGGACATTCTTCCTCTACGCTCATGCGGTGGAGATGATAAACTTGATGCCGGTGTTCGGCTTCATGGCTCCGTCTGATCTAAATTCCCTGCGAGGGTCCGAATAG